One genomic window of Devosia salina includes the following:
- a CDS encoding gamma-glutamylcyclotransferase, giving the protein MTNDDAISDGQDTRWVFGYGSLIWNPGFSFLSAQLGLLRGAHRSLSIISHHHRGTRDTPGLVFGLTRGGSCRGMAFEVCTSAWDEVRAYLDARELVTSVYRDVWRPVALADGRRVRALTYVVDEAHEQFAGPLSVEQQLAMIRAGVGISGRNVDYVINTATHLLQLGIEDKALMALARQLQEEGEQPSGEGQAA; this is encoded by the coding sequence ATGACCAATGACGACGCGATATCTGACGGCCAGGACACGCGATGGGTGTTCGGCTACGGGTCCCTGATCTGGAATCCGGGCTTTTCATTCCTGAGTGCGCAGCTTGGCCTGTTGCGCGGGGCGCACCGCTCGCTCTCGATCATTTCCCACCACCATCGTGGTACCCGCGACACGCCGGGCCTCGTGTTCGGGTTGACGCGGGGTGGCTCATGCCGCGGCATGGCGTTCGAGGTCTGCACCAGCGCCTGGGATGAGGTGCGGGCCTATCTCGATGCGCGCGAACTGGTCACTTCGGTCTATCGCGATGTGTGGCGGCCGGTGGCGCTGGCCGACGGAAGACGCGTGCGGGCGCTGACCTATGTGGTCGATGAGGCCCATGAACAATTCGCCGGGCCATTGAGCGTTGAGCAGCAACTGGCCATGATCCGGGCCGGCGTCGGCATTTCCGGCCGCAATGTGGATTATGTGATCAATACCGCCACCCACCTGCTGCAACTGGGCATAGAGGACAAGGCGCTCATGGCCCTGGCGCGGCAGCTTCAGGAAGAAGGGGAGCAGCCGTCCGGCGAGGGTCAGGCGGCCTGA
- a CDS encoding lysophospholipid acyltransferase family protein — MSIKAATQAVRTALFYVVFLGQTGILAILAGTVGILFGRTPFGWAIARLWCWSNVHYLHFLTGMGTHVEGDEHIPPGGCIIASKHQSDWDIFAIFPHTGRPAYIAKKELMRIPFFGWAARSLDCIEIDRQKGAQAIPAMINQARDAIDRGCRIVIYPEGTRKPVLADAEYRQGIVRMYTALNVPVVPVALNSGLFWGRNSLIIWPGVARARFLPAIEPGLDPETFRSRLHDAIETESNRLTLEAIDQGIGRPLDDRLRARRDALRGA, encoded by the coding sequence ATGTCGATCAAGGCTGCAACCCAGGCAGTGCGCACCGCGCTCTTCTACGTGGTCTTTCTCGGCCAGACGGGCATCCTCGCCATTCTCGCCGGAACCGTGGGCATCCTCTTCGGGCGCACGCCGTTCGGCTGGGCCATCGCCCGCTTATGGTGCTGGTCCAATGTGCACTATCTGCATTTTCTCACCGGCATGGGCACCCATGTCGAGGGCGATGAACACATTCCGCCCGGCGGCTGCATCATCGCGTCCAAGCACCAGTCCGACTGGGACATCTTCGCGATCTTTCCCCATACCGGCCGCCCTGCCTATATCGCCAAGAAGGAGCTGATGCGCATTCCCTTCTTCGGTTGGGCCGCCCGCTCGCTCGACTGTATCGAGATCGACCGGCAGAAAGGGGCGCAGGCGATCCCGGCGATGATCAACCAGGCCCGCGACGCCATCGACCGGGGCTGTCGCATCGTGATCTATCCCGAGGGCACCCGCAAACCGGTGCTGGCCGATGCGGAATATCGCCAGGGCATCGTGCGCATGTATACCGCACTCAATGTTCCTGTGGTGCCGGTGGCCCTCAATTCCGGACTGTTCTGGGGTCGCAACAGTCTCATCATCTGGCCCGGCGTCGCCCGCGCCCGCTTCCTGCCGGCCATCGAGCCGGGCCTTGACCCCGAAACCTTCCGGTCCCGGCTGCATGACGCCATCGAAACCGAATCGAACCGGCTGACGCTCGAGGCCATCGACCAGGGCATAGGCCGCCCGCTCGATGACCGCCTGCGGGCCCGGCGTGATGCGCTGCGGGGCGCATAG
- a CDS encoding cell division protein FtsX, with amino-acid sequence MIRQMLSLLPRRGGAAPIVPEKSVAGRTLLLLITIMAFLSAVTLGGVVLVQKSAIAWSADVGRELTIQIRPVEGEVMESNLRTAVSLAQSTPGVASARALTIEESQALLEPWLGAGLDLSAIAIPRLVVVQLSDPAEADTEQLQRNLSAIKGASLDTHAAWRQQLNTMAGTVVLSGLLVLGLIGVATVLAIIFATRGAMASNREIVDVLHFIGASNKFIAGAFQGRFLSIGLQGGFLGAILSILFFLLIGTAAGSVLPSEATAQVGVLFGQFLLGWDGMVFILAVVPVIAALTAVTSRMTVRRYLSEAS; translated from the coding sequence ATGATTAGGCAAATGCTCTCCCTTCTGCCCCGGCGCGGCGGCGCAGCCCCCATCGTGCCCGAAAAAAGCGTGGCCGGCCGCACCTTGCTGCTGCTCATCACCATCATGGCCTTCCTCTCGGCGGTGACACTGGGCGGGGTGGTCCTGGTGCAGAAATCGGCTATTGCCTGGTCTGCCGATGTGGGCCGCGAGTTGACCATCCAGATCCGGCCGGTCGAGGGCGAGGTGATGGAAAGCAACCTGCGCACGGCGGTGTCGCTGGCCCAGTCTACCCCTGGCGTGGCCAGCGCGCGGGCGCTGACCATCGAGGAAAGCCAGGCCCTGCTCGAACCCTGGCTGGGGGCCGGGCTCGACCTTTCGGCCATTGCCATCCCACGCCTGGTCGTGGTGCAGCTGTCTGACCCGGCCGAGGCCGATACCGAGCAATTGCAGCGCAATCTCTCGGCCATCAAGGGTGCCAGCCTCGACACCCATGCCGCCTGGCGCCAGCAGCTCAACACCATGGCCGGTACCGTCGTGCTGTCCGGGCTCCTGGTCCTCGGCCTGATCGGCGTCGCCACGGTTCTTGCCATCATCTTCGCCACCCGCGGCGCCATGGCCAGCAATCGCGAAATCGTCGATGTGCTGCATTTCATCGGCGCCTCCAACAAGTTCATTGCCGGGGCGTTCCAGGGCCGGTTCCTGTCGATCGGCCTGCAGGGTGGCTTTCTCGGGGCTATCCTTTCCATCCTGTTCTTCCTGCTCATCGGCACGGCCGCGGGCAGCGTGCTCCCCAGTGAAGCGACGGCGCAGGTCGGAGTGCTGTTCGGCCAGTTCCTGCTCGGGTGGGACGGCATGGTGTTCATCCTGGCCGTCGTGCCGGTGATCGCGGCGCTGACGGCGGTGACGTCGCGGATGACGGTGCGCCGCTATTTGAGCGAAGCATCGTGA
- a CDS encoding cell division ATP-binding protein FtsE — translation MIEFSDVGLRYGNGPEILRDLTFSIEPGSFHFLTGPSGAGKTSLLRLLLLSIKPSRGRVTMFGEDVGNLDQDSLLQMRRHIGIVFQEFRLLDHLTTFENVALPLRVLGQPESEYRPNVIELLEWVGLGERMHALPTLLSGGEKQRAAIARAVIARPKVLLADEPTGNVDPDLSSRLVHLFAELNRTLGTTIILATHELPLLDRFPYPRMVLNKGELTIHD, via the coding sequence TTGATCGAGTTTTCCGATGTGGGCCTGCGCTACGGCAACGGCCCCGAGATTCTGAGGGATCTCACCTTTTCCATCGAGCCGGGCTCGTTCCACTTCCTGACCGGACCATCCGGCGCCGGCAAGACCAGCCTGCTGCGTCTGCTGCTCTTGTCCATCAAGCCGAGTCGCGGCCGCGTCACCATGTTTGGCGAGGATGTGGGCAATCTCGATCAGGACAGCCTGCTGCAGATGCGCCGGCATATCGGCATCGTGTTCCAGGAGTTCCGGCTCCTTGATCACCTGACCACCTTCGAGAATGTGGCCCTGCCACTGCGTGTCCTGGGTCAGCCCGAGAGCGAATATCGGCCAAACGTCATCGAGCTGCTTGAGTGGGTGGGGCTGGGCGAGCGCATGCATGCCCTGCCGACCCTGCTGTCGGGGGGCGAGAAACAGCGCGCCGCCATTGCCCGTGCCGTCATCGCCCGTCCCAAGGTGCTGCTGGCCGACGAGCCCACCGGCAATGTCGATCCGGACCTGTCGAGCCGCCTGGTGCACCTGTTTGCCGAGCTCAATCGCACCCTGGGCACCACCATTATCCTGGCGACCCACGAACTGCCCTTGCTCGATCGCTTCCCCTATCCGCGCATGGTGCTCAACAAGGGGGAGCTGACCATCCATGATTAG
- a CDS encoding DUF3426 domain-containing protein has product MIITCPHCQTKYQVTYEAIGSAGRKVQCAHCHRAWNQDATAPEPAKPAKGQDTEQADRIFDALAEDALDEAMAAEESAAAAASGKAMPAATGPLSGIDAAELQKQQTAFLRRQNAMISSLPLARLRRAARIAGVVMLAGLVGGAWFGREQIVERYPDLAGLYEAVGLGVNVVGLDFSDLATLKSLSGGNDVLTVSAQIVGRSSRPVPVPPVVISLLDASGHAVYEWSVMPRVRDLMAGERATFDTRLSLPPSEAVRVRLSFAGMGAGAGERKTDAAAPAPAGETPPASAEPNHSAPPAHTDAAPAADPHEPAAEPDHAPVPAAGEHH; this is encoded by the coding sequence ATGATCATCACCTGTCCGCATTGTCAGACCAAGTACCAGGTGACCTATGAGGCCATCGGTTCGGCTGGCCGCAAGGTTCAGTGCGCCCATTGCCACCGCGCCTGGAATCAGGACGCAACGGCGCCCGAGCCGGCAAAACCCGCCAAGGGCCAGGACACCGAACAGGCGGACCGGATTTTCGATGCACTGGCCGAGGATGCGCTGGACGAGGCCATGGCGGCCGAGGAAAGCGCCGCAGCCGCTGCCAGCGGCAAGGCGATGCCGGCCGCGACCGGGCCCCTGTCCGGGATCGACGCCGCCGAGCTGCAGAAACAGCAGACGGCCTTCCTGCGACGCCAGAACGCAATGATTTCCAGCCTGCCGCTGGCGCGGCTGCGCCGGGCCGCGCGCATTGCCGGCGTGGTGATGCTGGCCGGACTGGTCGGGGGCGCCTGGTTCGGCCGGGAGCAGATCGTGGAGCGCTATCCGGACCTGGCCGGGCTTTATGAGGCGGTCGGGCTCGGGGTCAATGTCGTGGGCCTGGACTTTTCCGACCTCGCCACGCTCAAGTCGCTTTCCGGTGGCAATGACGTGCTGACCGTGTCCGCGCAGATCGTCGGGCGCTCGTCGCGCCCGGTACCTGTACCGCCGGTCGTGATCAGCCTGCTCGATGCGTCCGGACACGCCGTTTATGAGTGGAGTGTCATGCCGCGGGTGCGGGACCTGATGGCGGGTGAACGCGCAACCTTTGACACCAGGCTGTCGTTGCCGCCCAGCGAGGCGGTGCGTGTCCGCCTGAGCTTTGCCGGCATGGGCGCGGGTGCGGGCGAGCGAAAGACGGATGCGGCCGCACCAGCACCCGCGGGCGAAACCCCGCCGGCATCGGCCGAACCGAACCATTCCGCGCCTCCGGCGCATACCGATGCGGCCCCGGCCGCCGATCCTCACGAGCCAGCCGCCGAACCGGACCATGCGCCGGTGCCGGCAGCGGGCGAACATCACTAG
- a CDS encoding response regulator, protein MARILVAEDDPSVRAFVVSALTMKGHEVVAEDDGGLAAETMDAEGGRFDLLLSDIKMPVMDGIALALHVGAAYPDVTIVLMTGFADQRERAHGLDALIYDVIAKPFTLADLLAKVDDALNGRPVEVVSLARQSQGQ, encoded by the coding sequence ATGGCCCGCATCCTCGTTGCCGAAGACGATCCCTCGGTCCGTGCCTTTGTCGTCAGCGCCCTCACCATGAAGGGCCATGAGGTGGTGGCCGAAGACGATGGCGGGCTCGCCGCCGAGACCATGGACGCCGAAGGTGGCCGGTTCGACCTGTTGCTGAGCGACATCAAGATGCCGGTCATGGACGGCATCGCGCTGGCCCTCCATGTCGGCGCGGCCTATCCCGACGTCACCATCGTGCTGATGACCGGCTTTGCCGACCAGCGCGAGCGCGCCCACGGCCTCGACGCGCTCATCTATGACGTTATCGCCAAGCCCTTCACCCTGGCCGATCTGCTGGCCAAGGTGGACGACGCTCTCAATGGTCGGCCGGTCGAGGTGGTGTCGCTCGCCCGGCAGTCGCAGGGCCAGTAG
- the lysA gene encoding diaminopimelate decarboxylase, translating to MVHHFQHRDGVLFAEDVNLNDLADKVGTPFYVYSSATLRRHVRVVREAFDGIPMLMAYAMKANSNQAVLKLMAAEGCGADVVSLGELERALAAGIAPEKIVFSGVAKTAAEMRRGLEVGIKCFNLESEPELERLSRVAGEMGKTAHVSVRINPDVDARTHAKISTGKSENKFGIPFKRARDVYARIAELPNVKAVGVDMHIGSQITDLEPFGNAFGLMAELVAALRADGHEIEHIDVGGGLGIPYNHDQEAPPHPEAYAAVVRDKVGQLGCSLVIEPGRLLVGNAGILVTRVEYVKEGASNFIIVDAAMNDLIRPTLYEAHHDVELVNQSNLPPITGDIVGPVCETGDYLAKGRTIPGVKEGDLLAVISAGAYGAVMASTYNSRPLIPEVLVDGDRWHVVRPRKSLAELIALDSVPDWL from the coding sequence ATGGTTCATCACTTTCAACATCGCGACGGCGTGCTTTTTGCCGAGGACGTCAATCTCAATGACCTCGCGGACAAGGTGGGGACGCCGTTCTACGTCTATTCCAGCGCCACGCTGCGCCGGCATGTCCGGGTGGTGCGCGAGGCCTTTGATGGCATTCCCATGCTCATGGCCTATGCCATGAAGGCCAATTCCAATCAGGCAGTGCTCAAGCTCATGGCCGCCGAGGGTTGCGGCGCCGACGTGGTGTCGCTGGGCGAACTGGAGCGGGCCCTGGCCGCCGGCATTGCCCCGGAAAAGATTGTCTTCTCCGGGGTCGCCAAGACCGCCGCCGAAATGCGCCGGGGTCTCGAGGTCGGCATCAAGTGCTTCAACCTCGAAAGCGAGCCCGAACTGGAGCGACTCTCGCGGGTCGCGGGAGAAATGGGCAAGACCGCCCATGTTTCGGTCCGCATCAATCCCGATGTCGATGCGCGCACCCATGCCAAGATCTCGACCGGCAAGTCCGAGAACAAGTTCGGCATCCCCTTCAAGCGCGCCCGCGACGTCTATGCCCGCATTGCCGAACTGCCCAATGTCAAGGCGGTGGGCGTCGACATGCATATCGGCAGCCAGATCACCGACCTCGAGCCCTTCGGCAATGCCTTTGGACTGATGGCCGAGCTGGTCGCGGCGCTGCGTGCGGATGGCCATGAGATCGAGCATATCGATGTCGGCGGGGGGCTCGGCATCCCCTATAATCACGACCAGGAAGCCCCGCCCCACCCGGAGGCCTATGCCGCCGTCGTCCGCGACAAGGTCGGGCAACTGGGCTGCTCGCTGGTCATCGAGCCGGGGCGGCTGCTGGTGGGCAATGCCGGCATCCTGGTCACCCGGGTTGAATATGTGAAGGAAGGGGCGAGCAATTTCATCATCGTCGATGCGGCGATGAATGACCTGATCCGCCCCACTCTTTATGAAGCCCATCACGACGTTGAACTGGTGAACCAGTCCAATCTACCTCCGATCACCGGCGACATTGTCGGGCCTGTTTGCGAGACCGGGGACTATCTGGCCAAGGGTCGCACCATACCCGGGGTCAAGGAGGGCGACCTGCTGGCCGTGATCAGCGCCGGCGCCTATGGGGCGGTCATGGCCTCGACCTACAATTCGCGGCCCTTGATCCCCGAAGTGCTGGTCGATGGCGATCGCTGGCATGTCGTCCGCCCGCGCAAGTCGCTTGCAGAGCTGATCGCTCTCGACAGCGTGCCCGACTGGCTTTGA
- a CDS encoding gamma-glutamylcyclotransferase, whose amino-acid sequence MPRRSRQMRLTARHVAYLQPEETSEALPPPPPGLREATPNDHAATIQTLFDGPDHHDETWVFAYGSLIWKPACDYVEIRTGLLHGWHRAFCLGWNTRFRGSEDSPGLMLALDRGGACKGALYRLPPDRRDDCLVKLFEREMGWLPTAFPPRWVTVRTGERAIRALTFCIDRQSGRYVSGLSEAEIADVLARAVGTRGSMAEYLHATVDHLEQMGIHDPYLWRLQHLVAERIEAAYEADR is encoded by the coding sequence ATGCCGAGACGATCCCGACAGATGCGCCTGACTGCCCGTCATGTCGCCTATCTGCAGCCCGAGGAGACCTCCGAGGCCCTTCCCCCGCCGCCACCCGGCCTGCGCGAAGCCACTCCGAATGATCATGCCGCGACCATCCAGACCCTGTTCGATGGCCCCGATCATCACGACGAAACCTGGGTGTTCGCCTATGGCTCGCTGATCTGGAAACCGGCCTGCGACTATGTCGAAATCCGCACGGGCCTGCTGCATGGCTGGCACCGGGCCTTTTGCCTCGGATGGAATACCCGCTTTCGCGGCAGCGAGGACAGTCCCGGCCTGATGCTGGCGCTCGACCGCGGTGGGGCCTGCAAGGGCGCGCTCTATCGCCTGCCGCCCGACCGGCGCGACGATTGCCTCGTCAAGCTGTTCGAGCGCGAAATGGGTTGGTTGCCGACCGCCTTCCCGCCCCGCTGGGTGACGGTGCGGACCGGCGAGCGGGCCATTCGGGCCCTGACATTCTGCATCGACCGTCAATCCGGCCGCTATGTCAGCGGCTTAAGCGAGGCCGAAATCGCCGATGTGCTGGCGCGGGCCGTCGGCACCCGCGGCTCCATGGCCGAATATCTCCATGCCACGGTCGACCACCTGGAGCAGATGGGCATTCACGATCCCTATCTGTGGCGGCTCCAGCATCTGGTCGCGGAGCGTATCGAAGCGGCTTATGAGGCGGATCGATAA
- the argH gene encoding argininosuccinate lyase, with protein MSNKMWGGRFAEAPDAIMEEINASIGFDQRLYRQDIAGSKAHATMLEATGILTRDDRDAILSGLDEVLAEIESGRFKFSRALEDIHMNVESRLREKIGDAAGRLHTARSRNDQVATDFRLYVRDTIDTLVGQIRGLQLGLVTRAEDEAETILPGFTHLQNAQPVTFGHHLLAYVEMLGRDAGRLEDARRRLNENPLGSAALAGTPYPINRDMTAAALGFDRPTANSLDAVSDRDFILETLAAASICAMHLSRFAEEMVIWSSAQFGFIKLSDKFTTGSSIMPQKRNPDAAELVRAKIGRILGALNSLLVVMKGLPLAYSKDMQEDKEVAFDALDALSLSLAAMTGMVKDMVPNRERMHASASAGFSTATDVADWLVRELNIPFRDAHHITGQIVSLAEQKHCGLEGLTIEDFKLIDHRIDSRIHKVLTVEASVAARASYGGTAPANVLAQAARWKTALTGESHEPRPLKAKKHGSHGDGGIA; from the coding sequence CTGAGCAACAAGATGTGGGGCGGTCGCTTCGCCGAGGCGCCCGACGCCATCATGGAGGAAATCAACGCCTCCATCGGCTTCGACCAGCGCCTTTACCGCCAGGATATTGCCGGATCGAAGGCCCATGCGACAATGCTTGAGGCCACGGGCATTTTGACGCGAGACGACCGCGACGCCATCCTCAGCGGTCTAGACGAGGTGCTGGCCGAAATCGAGAGCGGCCGGTTCAAATTCTCGCGGGCGCTTGAAGACATCCATATGAATGTCGAAAGCCGGCTCAGGGAAAAGATCGGCGATGCCGCGGGGCGCCTGCACACCGCGCGCTCGCGCAATGATCAGGTGGCCACCGATTTCCGCCTCTATGTGCGCGACACTATCGACACCCTGGTCGGCCAGATCCGCGGCCTGCAGCTGGGTCTGGTCACCCGGGCGGAGGACGAAGCCGAGACCATCCTGCCCGGCTTCACCCATCTGCAGAATGCCCAGCCGGTGACCTTCGGCCATCACCTGCTGGCCTATGTCGAAATGCTTGGCCGCGATGCCGGCCGGCTCGAAGACGCGCGCAGGCGCCTCAATGAAAACCCGCTGGGCTCGGCGGCGCTTGCCGGCACACCCTATCCGATCAACCGCGACATGACCGCTGCGGCGCTGGGCTTCGACCGCCCGACGGCCAATTCGCTCGATGCTGTCTCGGACCGCGATTTCATCCTCGAAACGCTCGCCGCCGCCTCCATCTGCGCCATGCATCTTTCCCGCTTTGCCGAGGAAATGGTGATCTGGTCCTCGGCCCAGTTCGGCTTCATCAAGCTTTCCGACAAGTTCACCACCGGCTCGTCCATCATGCCGCAGAAGCGCAATCCAGACGCCGCCGAATTGGTGCGTGCCAAGATTGGCCGCATCCTGGGGGCGCTCAATTCGCTGCTGGTGGTGATGAAGGGCCTGCCGCTGGCCTATTCGAAGGACATGCAGGAGGACAAGGAAGTCGCCTTCGACGCCCTCGATGCCCTCTCCCTGTCCCTGGCCGCCATGACCGGCATGGTCAAGGACATGGTGCCCAATCGCGAGCGCATGCATGCCTCGGCCTCGGCCGGCTTTTCGACCGCCACCGACGTCGCCGACTGGCTGGTGCGCGAGCTCAACATTCCCTTCCGTGACGCCCATCACATCACCGGCCAGATCGTGTCGCTGGCCGAGCAGAAGCATTGCGGGCTCGAAGGGCTGACCATCGAGGATTTCAAGCTCATCGATCACCGTATCGACAGCCGCATCCACAAGGTGCTCACGGTCGAGGCCTCGGTCGCCGCCCGCGCCTCCTATGGCGGCACGGCCCCGGCCAATGTGCTGGCCCAGGCGGCGCGCTGGAAAACCGCCCTCACCGGCGAGAGCCACGAACCGCGCCCGCTCAAGGCAAAGAAACATGGCAGCCATGGTGACGGCGGTATTGCCTAG
- a CDS encoding TlpA family protein disulfide reductase: MENTRQRIPRSAFAWAVPVAAGVVIVAGSIAAWLMLGNAGTANECPVQAAAAQVIDAAAVGELAALNGTGEGRGYADLAFKDATGADRTVADFAGKALLVNFWASWCVPCREEMPALDAIAAQYNSDRFMVLPINLDIGANGLEKAQAFLDEGQFQNLPLYADNSFAAFERLKREAVAIGLPATLLLDPEGCELAVLQGPAEWHTPDGEAVIKALIGLRG, translated from the coding sequence ATGGAAAATACCCGCCAGAGAATCCCCCGATCCGCTTTTGCCTGGGCGGTGCCCGTCGCGGCGGGGGTGGTGATCGTTGCTGGGTCTATAGCGGCATGGCTGATGCTGGGCAATGCCGGCACCGCCAATGAATGTCCGGTACAGGCCGCCGCGGCCCAGGTGATCGACGCCGCCGCCGTTGGCGAACTGGCCGCGCTCAACGGCACCGGGGAGGGTCGGGGCTATGCCGACCTGGCCTTCAAGGACGCGACCGGCGCCGATCGAACCGTGGCCGACTTCGCCGGCAAGGCACTCCTCGTCAATTTCTGGGCCAGCTGGTGCGTGCCCTGCCGCGAGGAGATGCCGGCGCTCGACGCCATCGCAGCGCAATACAATTCCGACCGGTTCATGGTCCTGCCGATCAATCTCGATATCGGCGCCAATGGGCTCGAAAAGGCCCAGGCATTTCTCGACGAAGGCCAGTTCCAGAACCTGCCGCTTTATGCCGACAACAGCTTTGCGGCATTCGAGCGGCTGAAGCGCGAAGCGGTGGCCATCGGCCTGCCCGCAACGCTTCTGCTTGACCCGGAAGGCTGCGAACTGGCGGTGCTGCAAGGGCCGGCCGAATGGCACACGCCGGACGGCGAGGCGGTCATCAAGGCCCTGATCGGATTGCGGGGATAA
- a CDS encoding class I SAM-dependent methyltransferase — MTSDVTRLIGFYKSPLGRLSRALVREQVMELAGDLKGRRVLGLGFATPYLRFALEPAERVLAFMPERQGASAWPREGPSRTVLCDPLEMPLTDAAIDLTVAIHALEHVADAEELMRELWRVTAPNGHLLLVVPRRRGIWAQRDNTPFGQGNPYSGGQLDKLLRDHSFVPEVWRDALFLPPFQSRLVIKYPRFFERFGRVFGPAMSGVICIRARKEAFPAVPRRKKAERFVRLPGMSTATARSG; from the coding sequence ATGACCAGCGATGTCACCCGCCTCATCGGTTTCTACAAATCCCCGCTCGGGCGCCTGTCGCGGGCGCTGGTGCGCGAGCAGGTGATGGAACTGGCCGGCGACCTCAAGGGCCGCCGCGTGTTGGGGCTGGGCTTTGCGACGCCCTATCTGCGTTTTGCGCTGGAGCCGGCCGAGCGGGTCCTCGCCTTCATGCCCGAACGGCAGGGCGCCTCTGCCTGGCCGCGCGAGGGCCCGTCCCGTACGGTGCTCTGCGACCCGCTGGAAATGCCGCTCACCGATGCGGCCATTGACCTGACCGTTGCCATCCATGCGCTCGAACACGTCGCCGACGCCGAAGAGCTGATGCGTGAGCTCTGGCGCGTCACCGCCCCGAACGGGCATCTGCTGCTGGTGGTGCCGCGCCGCCGGGGCATCTGGGCGCAGCGTGACAACACGCCGTTCGGCCAGGGCAATCCCTATTCGGGCGGACAGCTCGACAAGCTGCTGCGCGACCACAGCTTTGTTCCCGAGGTGTGGCGTGATGCGCTGTTCCTGCCGCCCTTCCAGTCGCGGCTGGTGATCAAATATCCCAGGTTCTTCGAGCGCTTCGGGCGGGTATTCGGCCCGGCCATGAGCGGGGTCATCTGCATCCGCGCCCGCAAGGAGGCCTTCCCCGCTGTTCCGCGCCGCAAGAAGGCCGAGCGCTTTGTGCGCCTGCCGGGGATGAGCACGGCAACGGCGCGCAGCGGCTAG
- the gloB gene encoding hydroxyacylglutathione hydrolase, translating to MGLIVDVFSARSDNFGYLVHDEATGRTAAIDAPEAGPIRNALLHRGWTLTDIFITHHHVDHVEAIPELKAAFGARVVGPRDEADKIEGLDELVGDGDTITLGETRFEVMAMPGHTLGHVVFYNREGGHLFSADALFSLGVGRMFEGTPGPMWAGLKRLRDLPDETLVYCGHEYTQSNARFALSIDPDNEALKARAAEVDQLRAAGKATIPFSLGEDKRANPFLRADMPELARHYGLEGADPSEVFAAIRKGKDNF from the coding sequence ATGGGCCTGATCGTGGATGTGTTTTCCGCCCGCAGCGACAATTTCGGCTATCTGGTACATGACGAAGCCACCGGCCGCACGGCTGCCATCGACGCGCCGGAGGCCGGGCCGATCCGCAACGCCCTTCTGCATCGCGGCTGGACGCTGACCGATATCTTCATCACCCACCATCATGTCGATCACGTCGAGGCCATCCCCGAGCTCAAGGCCGCCTTTGGCGCCCGCGTCGTCGGTCCGCGCGACGAGGCCGATAAGATCGAGGGGCTGGACGAACTGGTGGGCGATGGCGACACCATCACCCTGGGCGAAACCCGCTTCGAGGTCATGGCCATGCCGGGCCACACGCTGGGCCATGTGGTGTTCTACAATCGCGAAGGCGGGCATCTGTTTTCGGCCGATGCCCTGTTCTCGCTGGGCGTGGGCCGCATGTTCGAGGGGACGCCCGGGCCGATGTGGGCGGGCCTCAAGCGCCTGCGCGACCTGCCCGACGAGACGCTGGTCTATTGCGGGCACGAATATACCCAGTCCAATGCCCGCTTTGCGCTCTCCATTGACCCGGACAACGAGGCGCTCAAGGCCCGTGCCGCCGAGGTCGACCAGTTGCGCGCCGCCGGCAAGGCGACCATCCCCTTCAGCCTGGGCGAGGACAAGAGGGCCAATCCGTTCCTGCGCGCCGATATGCCGGAACTGGCCCGGCACTACGGCCTCGAGGGCGCCGACCCTTCAGAGGTGTTCGCAGCCATCCGCAAGGGCAAGGACAATTTCTGA
- a CDS encoding VOC family protein has protein sequence MQNAKNIVCIWYDTEAEEAANFYARTFPDTHVTAVHRAPSDNPSTKAGAVLTVEFTIMGIPCIGLNGGPAFKHTEAFSMQVATEDQAETDRYWNAIVGNGGEESMCGWCKDKWGINWQITPRALSEAMQKGGETAKRAFDAMMEMRKIDVAKIEAAAKG, from the coding sequence ATGCAAAACGCCAAGAACATTGTCTGCATCTGGTACGACACGGAGGCCGAGGAGGCCGCCAATTTCTACGCCCGAACCTTTCCCGACACTCATGTGACGGCGGTGCACAGGGCGCCCAGCGACAACCCGTCCACCAAGGCCGGCGCGGTGCTGACGGTGGAATTCACAATCATGGGCATTCCCTGCATCGGCCTCAATGGCGGCCCGGCCTTCAAGCACACGGAAGCCTTTTCCATGCAGGTGGCCACCGAGGACCAGGCAGAAACCGATCGCTACTGGAACGCCATTGTCGGCAATGGCGGCGAGGAAAGCATGTGCGGCTGGTGCAAGGACAAGTGGGGCATCAATTGGCAGATCACCCCGCGCGCCCTGTCCGAGGCCATGCAGAAGGGCGGCGAGACCGCCAAACGCGCCTTCGACGCCATGATGGAGATGCGCAAGATCGACGTGGCGAAGATCGAGGCGGCTGCAAAAGGCTAG